A region of the Synechococcus sp. PCC 7502 genome:
AACTAGTTGACGCTCTTCCATTCGATCAACTACTCCAGTTAAAGTTGCACCCAGTTGTTTTAGTTTATCTGCGATGCCAGTCGTTGAAAGCCCGTCTTCTTCCCAAAGACAACATAAAACCAAATAGTGAAATGGAGTTAATCCATAAGGCTCTAGTTGTTCTAAGAAATCTCGATACATTAATTGAGACGCAAGTTTAAGCTTATGTCCCAGATTATAAGGAGCAAGAGCATACTGCCATTGTTGAAGAAAATCAGCGTCTGAGGATGAGCTAGGCATTGGGATCTAAGCAAAGATACTTAATGTGTTAACTATTTTAACCACTACCTATACCAAAACTATTTTGATCTGTTATTAGACCTGTTAGGGAATAAGCTCAAAAAGTTTGGTAATCTAAGCTGAAAAAGGGGCTTAACGCTGCTCAGTGGTTGTTGCAGGCAATTACTGTTTGATTTTTTAGTAGCGATCGCTACTGCCGTGAGTCTTGATTTCTAGGCGATCGCTTAATTTCCTAATTATGGCTAACACCAAGATTGTTCATCGGGTGGATTATTCAACAACTCCCGAATATTTGCCTCAATCACTCGATAACCGACATTGCCGTTTAATCTCTGTCGCCCTTCATTAAAAATCAGAGTAGGACTGACCGTAACCGTATGTTCTTTGATTAAATCAAAATCCTTGGATAGCAAAGCATAAGCCTCACCACTATCGATCTGCGCTTGAATGAGATTAGTATTTAGCCCCAATTTCTCGGCGATTTCAAACTGCACCTTGCGATCGCTAATATCGGCGAGTTTCGTAAAAAATGCCTCTCGAAACGCCCAAGCGGTTCTTTCTAAAACTGGATCGGATTCTGGAACTAAACCTTTTATCTCTAGCAACTGAATAGCATTCAGAAATAAATGGGCTGATGTGGAAGAAGCGGGAACTCGTGACCAAACATCAGGATGTACAGAAATATGCTCAAATTTACTAGCGATCTCCTTGACATGATTTTGATATCCCGTTAATCCACCGCGATCGCGCCATCCATTCTCTAACTTCTCACGTGTATTCCCAAAAACAGGAAGGAAGTGATAATCAATAGTGATATTTTCAGAAAAAGCAATTTTTAGTTCTTCTAAACGAACTTGAGCAATGTAAGCCCAAATACAAAGAACATCTGAGAAATAGAAAATACGAATTGGTTTCATAATTATAAAGTCCTTTGATTGTAAGGAAGTTTCATCAAAAGCATTCCCATAGCGCAGGTATTGGTGACACCAGCGAATACCAAACCACAGCTAACAAATCCACTCAATAGCAAGAACCAAGGGGATACTAAAACGCCTAATCCTGTCCCGATTGCCACAAGAGAACCAGCCACAATTTGCACTTGACGAAATAGACTAATGGGAGCATGGCGATTGACCTGTGTTTTGAATCCTGCAGCTTTCCAGCTTGATAGACCACCTTTAAGCTGCATCACATGCTCATATCCATTTCCTAGTAATTTCTGAGAGGCTCGACTTGAACGCATTCCCGATTGACAGCAGATTACTAGGGGCTTATCTCCCGTGTTCTCAATCAGATTTTGGTCAAAGGTTGATAAGGGTATGGAAATAGAACCTACGATATGTTCAGTTGCATATTCTCTCGATTCTCGGACATCTACCAAGATAACTTCTTGTAAATCGAGCATTTGTTTGAGGGATATGGCATCAATCTCGGTTAATTGCGAGATATTGTATTGGTCAATCATAGATTTTATAGTTGGCAATTGACTGCCTGTGTTTAATCATTTCGTTATATCACTATATGGTAATATAATCAAATAATTAACAAAATCTTTTATATTGGTTCTCAATCATGGAAGTTTCTCCTAATGCTTTGGCACAAGTTGCTGATTATTTCAAGGTATTGTCTGAGGTTAGCCGACTTCAAGTGTTGTGCTGCTTAAAATCTGGTTCTAAAAATGTAAGTGATATTATGGCAGCAACAGGA
Encoded here:
- a CDS encoding MarR family winged helix-turn-helix transcriptional regulator, encoding MPSSSSDADFLQQWQYALAPYNLGHKLKLASQLMYRDFLEQLEPYGLTPFHYLVLCCLWEEDGLSTTGIADKLKQLGATLTGVVDRMEERQLVVRERNLSDRRVVQIWLTEEGKQLMKVLPPIGASIIAKATKDISKDEQDIVLKTLDRIVENLS
- a CDS encoding rhodanese-like domain-containing protein, which codes for MIDQYNISQLTEIDAISLKQMLDLQEVILVDVRESREYATEHIVGSISIPLSTFDQNLIENTGDKPLVICCQSGMRSSRASQKLLGNGYEHVMQLKGGLSSWKAAGFKTQVNRHAPISLFRQVQIVAGSLVAIGTGLGVLVSPWFLLLSGFVSCGLVFAGVTNTCAMGMLLMKLPYNQRTL
- a CDS encoding DsbA family protein, which gives rise to MKPIRIFYFSDVLCIWAYIAQVRLEELKIAFSENITIDYHFLPVFGNTREKLENGWRDRGGLTGYQNHVKEIASKFEHISVHPDVWSRVPASSTSAHLFLNAIQLLEIKGLVPESDPVLERTAWAFREAFFTKLADISDRKVQFEIAEKLGLNTNLIQAQIDSGEAYALLSKDFDLIKEHTVTVSPTLIFNEGRQRLNGNVGYRVIEANIRELLNNPPDEQSWC